The genome window tagattttaaaaaacatgcaattagcaacagaaaacaacatttcaCTTAACCTAGAATACTTTCTATATACAGTAGATGTGTCACCCAGTAAGATTTTAAGTTTATATATAGTTAGAAGGaagaattctttttttattccttagTGCAGACCACTTGGAAGaccacagaaaagcagctttacTTTGTACTCACAGAATGATTGATTGTCAATCATTTATATAATGCGTGTAGTAACAAAGTGCCTTAAAGAGGTAGTTGTTACTGAAAATGGTGGGGCTCTTTCTAACCAAGTTTAGCAGGTGTAAGAGCAGGGATTTACTTCCCAGCCAGCTTTTCATAGTCTTTAAGAGTGTTGTTTCCTCCAGTACAACCTGACCATCATAAGCCAATGGTTTCCTGAAAGCAGTATATAATTCAGAAATTCTCTTGTATCATGTGTTGCTTTACAACATTCATTGCTCTTTTGGGTGGTTGTGTTACACTCAAAGGGATGTGTACTTTTCTGACAAAGCCTAGTGCTGCCACCCCCTTTATTTGAACTGTGGCAGAGGTGAAAGCACTTTACCTTCAGGTTTGAAGCAAGACATCTACATGTATAAGTCTGTGGCTGGTTTTATGTCATTCACCTCTCAAGCTAATGCTGCATCTAGTCTAGATTAACCCACTGCAGCGAAAACAGTGAAGCCTGTTACATATTCATGCTGCAGAATTGAAGTCATATGTAGTATTGCTACCCAGCAGCATAGCTGGCCAGCACCTTGTTGCAGAGTATTTTACAAGCACAGAAGTACCAGCTTGTTAAATAAGATTTTAATCTGGTTGCTTTTTATATGACTTCTCTGTCTTGGGGGTGGAAGAAagttgtaaaataatttttcataaaCTGCTGTTAAATGTGCAGGGACGTTCCCTGCctaactgaaaaaaagcatGCAGCActgaaagagagcagaaacacTAATGCACTTGTAGGCCCACTTTAATTGTGCTGTAGAAAACCAGACTCTGAAAattagaacattttaaaatgtggctGCTCACATGTAGGTGGTATTGTCAGGAGCTTCAGTTAAAATTGTTGTACAATGCTTGCCAAGGTACCGGTTGTATTCCAGTGGTTGTACCCACTACTGGTCATTGATTAGTCATTACTGAAGACGTTTTTTTAACCTATAAGACATAAGTCCATGTTGATTCCCATTTAAGAGGTATCTCCTGTAACACTGAAAACCACATACGTACTTCTACTTCATTGCTCACATGCACTCAACTTACAAAAGGATCAGAGTACAAAATTTACCATTTAAAGGAATTAAGAATTGATAAATTTCTTCAAAATGCATAAAACTAACCTTTCAAAattttttcccaaaagattAGACAGTTTGGAcaataacctttttttcttgtacactgtgttctttaattttttatagTTCCTCATGATTATGCCTCATAAAGTGTTAGAACTTCCCTTTATCTAGCAGTGCTTCGCTGTTTATCCCTACAGAGCAACATGCAACTCGAAAGTAAGATAGGCATAAAATGGATGCGCATCCGAGGGGCTGGGGACCAACCGAATTATTTAGCGTATTGAAATCTCTTCACTGTTGTTTGAGCAGTCTTAAGTTGTTAGTTagggttttaattaaaatcacgCCTCATTTAGTGTTTATTATGCTGCTGTCTAAACCCATTAGAAGTCACTGGTTTTATGTAAATGTATTCCACTTATTTGTAGTTATCATGTACACAGATAATTTTTATGAATTCTGTGGAATTTTAACTCTGGTTTTGTATTCAAAAtatggttttgatttttgatTTTGTAGGGCCACGAGCCAAAGGAGCCAGAGCAGTTGAGAAAGCTGTTCATTGGAGGTCTGAGCTTTGAAACAACAGATGACAGCTTGAGAGAGCACTTTGAAAAATGGGGCACACTCACGGACTGTGTGGTAAAGTGTCAAAtatttgtgcttttgaaaagaTACAGGTACTTAATACAGAAATGCAGAGTTCCCCCTGTGTTTTTGCAGGTGATGAGAGACCCACAAACAAAACGTTCCAGAGGCTTCGGCTTTGTGACTTACTCTTGTGTGGAGGAGGTGGATGCTGCCATGAGTGCTCGACCACATAAGGTTGATGGCCGTGTGGTTGAACCAAAGAGAGCAGTTTCGAGGGAGGTAAGTTGGTGTTTTGGTCAACCTTATTTTCTGATCTTTAcctaataatttaaaatgttcaaTGTCATTTTTGGCGTTGTAGGATTCTGTAAAGCCTGGGGCACATCTTacagtaaagaaaatatttgttggTGGAATTAAAGAAGATACAGAAGAATACAATTTAAGGGAGTACTTTGAGAAATACGGCAAGATCGAAACCATAGAAGTCATGGAGGACAGGCAAAGCGGAAAGAAAAGAGGCTTCGCTTTTGTAACTTTTGATGATCATGATACAGTTGATAAAATTGTTGGTATGTAACTCTTCAGCAAAAAATGACTTACAGCATAAAAGCGTAATGTTAGATTTCAGAACAACAATGTGGAATGTAAGATGTTGGCATAATTAACTACTTGACTCTTCTAAGAGATGGGGTAGATTTAAACTTCCTTTTTAAAGTGTGGTCATGCCTTACAGTAGCTTTCTGTGAGAGTTCTACAGCATATTGGTTTCAATCATTTGATTTTCTAACTCTTTGCTGTTCCACAATTTTCTCCAGTTCAGAAATATCATACTATAAATGGACATAACTGTGAAGTGAAAAAAGCACTCTCAAAACAAGAGATGCAGACTGCTAGCTCTCAGAGAGGTGAGTTTTGAGTTGTGCATGGTTATTTTAGGTAActgattttcatttaatgtaatttaagcCAAATATTTTGTAGGTCGTGGGGGTGGCTCAGGCAATTTCATGGGTCGTGGAAACTTCGGAGGTGGTGGAGGGAACTTTGGCCGAGGAGGAAACTTCGGTGGAAGAGGTAAATGACTGGAATGTTTATACAGAATgcaatttctgtttttttatttccGGTGTCACTTGGCTTAAACACCAAACACGTGTGTTCAGGGAAACATTCTCATCTGTTTTGTGTTCCAGGAGGCTAtgggggtggtggtggcggTGGTGGGAGCAGAGGAAGCTTTGGGGGTGGTGACGGATACAATGGATTTGGTGATGGTAAGTGTattgttcacttttttttttttcccctctccccacaaTGTTGTAAGCAACTCTAAGTCTTGACTTCACCTTGGAAGCCAAATCTGCTTTGGTGATAATTTTTTCTACATTGTAGAGCTGTGAAGAGttaaaagtttttttgttttccctacaAAAtgatggagggaaaaaaaatactcctaTATTTACCTTTTAAATAACCTTATGGCATGAGGTCATACAGCAGCTGTTTATGATTATTTAGAACTAAACAAAGATTGTGGTGTCAGTTAAGATGACTAAAAACGAATAAAGCAGTGACCACCAGCTAACACACCAAGAATCTTCTCTGTCAACTGTTAGACTTTCCATGGCTCAGTATTATCTTTTTCATTGTCAAGTTTGGATGGGTGTCAAATGCATGTGAAGAGGACTGTGGAAATTAACAATGGCTATGGAAGTAGCGTTTTTGTATGGAGGGAAAAATGAGTGAAGTAGTATGTGGTTACTTGTCCTGATTCTGTAAGCAGATGCATTGTAGTGAtgctggggtgtttttttgaaCCATTTCCCGGTTTGGATCTAATCCATCAAAATGTTGCAGGCCAGGTCACCGTCTAGAATACTAAGAATTTCAGATATGCTTTATGAGACTATAAAAGAATACATGTGTGTCAAAGCTACTGGACATTCAAATAAAGCTGTGTATCTAGATAAAAACTATAAACCAGAATTATTTTGAGGGCTTTGCCTACTGAGTTATTTCTGTTCAGAGGAATAAAAGAATGATACACAGTACTGACGGAGCCATTTCATTTGTGTAAAGAGGCAGTTATTACACACAGTGCATGGTTGTGGTGGTAGCAGCATGTCCATGTGGTGAACTTTTAAGTATTGTACTTCAAGGGTATACATAAACCAATGGGCTTTTTTTGTCTGGATTAAATAGTTACGATAAATTATGCAATCACAATTAATATAATACAGGGAAAACATTGTGGGACTGTTTTATTGTATGTTTGTGTTGGTGTGTTTCTTGGGGGTATTTTTTGTTAAATGGGTCTTTTTCTTACCAGTATTGAgctttggtgtgttttgtttgactCTTCTGTTCAAAGGTGGCAACTATGGAGGTGGTCCTGGCTATGGCAGCAGAGGAGGGTATGGTGGTGGAGGAGGACCAGGGTATGGAAACCCAGGTGGTGGATatggaggtggaggaggaggataCGATGGCTACAACGAGGGAGGAAATTTTGGAGGTGGTAAGATGCCAGCTTTAATTagacatccttttttttttaggcaggTCTGAGTTGTACAATGCCTGAAGTATGATACTGCATAAAAGGAATTATACAATTAGGTCTTAATGTAGAATGCTGTGTTACTTAAGGAAAGGTTTTTTCCCTCTGGGTCAGCTTTGATATACTTCCTATACAATATTCTTTTGCCTGgaacttatttttcaaaatgcagcCGCTATAAATCAATGCATGGAGGTAGAGTAGGAGAATTTTGAAGCTTTTGACCATTAGAAGTACATTGTTACTGGCAAATACCAGTTTATACCATGTACCCCACATCCTCCTTTGTGAGGACTAGAAATTTTAAGTTTATACAAAGCTCTTGAATGTTTATCCCAAGTTTGGGGAGTCAAACTACAAAGTCTGCTACATACTTCATTGTGACCTCTGGGTGTCTAtatacagcatgtgtgttacagTTCTCTTTCTAGAGCAAGTAAATTGTAGTTAACACTGTTGTCATACGTGCAAAGTGTTGAGCAGTGGAAGAATGACAGTGAAGCTCGTGATTTTCTGAGTTCGGAGGCCTCAAATTTGGCCTGTTGCATTAACGTCAAATTACCTACTCAAATCTGTATATGTTTGCTGCTATTGTGTGATGTTTTTCATCTTCAATGAGATATCTTTCTAATCTTCAAAATGCTAAGGGTCTTCCATCATTTGTGTATTGTGAGTAGAAGTAGCATGCAAAAGGCTTGCAATTCtgtttaaattgttttaaacaattaaaatttACATCTACATTGGATGTCATAATTTGGCAAGCTTCATGGCCTAAGTGTTGAACAAAAGTGGCTTTataaatctgcatttctttcaggTAATTATGGTGGAAGTGGAAACTACAATGATTTTGGCAATTACAGTGGACAACAGCAGTCTAACTATGGTCCCATGAAAGGTGGTGGCAGCTTTGGTGGCAGAAGTTCAGGCAGTCCCTATGGTGGTAAATATGATTTtgtacagaaaatacttttgtgGGCAAAATTTCTTGTTATTCGTTATTTCCATGTACGCTTTGTGTTTTGTAGGTGGTTATGGATCTGGAAGTGGAAGTGGGGGCTATGGTGGTAGAAGATTCTAAAAATGCTACCAGGAAAAGGGTAGGTGCaatgcatatttttaatgatGATTAATGATGTACAACTGTTCACTGAGAGTAATAATTTTCTTATCCTGTATTCAACAGGCTACAGTTCTTAGCAGGAGAGAGAGCGAGGAGTTGTCAGGAAAGCTGCAGGTTACTTTGAGACAGTCGTCCCAAATGCATTAGAGGAACTGTAAAATCTGCCACAGAAGGAACGATGATCCATAGTCAGAAAAGTTACTGCAGCTTAAACAGGAAACCCTTCTTGTTCAGGACTGTCATAGCCACAGTTTGCAAAAAGTGCAGCTATTGATTAATGCAATGTAGTGTCGATTAGATGTACATTCCTGAGGTCTTTATCTGTTGTagctttgtctttcttttttctttttattttcccattacATCAGGTATATTGCCCTGTAAATTGTGGTAGTGGTACcaggaataaagaaattaaggaatttttaacttttcaataTTTGTGTAGTTCAGTTTTTCCACATTTAGTACAGAGAACTctataacagaaataaaatgtagttTAGGGTGTTTCCTTGTTAGTTAATAGAGAGGATTAATGCATTTCTCAATTActattttgtattaatttaaaGTTAACAATAGAAACACCTATTGATTTGCAGTCTTAAGGGGTCTAGTCTCAGTGTATATATGTAACTGTCATTGACATGAGTTACATAGGCATACAGAGGGAAAACATCTGTATGTTGCATTATAGTTTGTTTAGATGTATAACTAGGATTGAGTTACTCAAATTAGTGTTTGTGAATTATAGAACTAAGCTTTACCTTAATGAAaatttcaaattactttttggtttgtgcatatttttttaatttgtagttCTGTATTAGTACTAGCGCTTCAAGAAATTAAGgcatgataaatattttaacaagacCAACTTTAGACACATTAAAGCTGTCTCCCGTCTCATTTGAGATGTATAAGGGATAACTGCAGTTGCTTAAGTCTTGggtgaagagaaaaagaaacttgctttttacttttatatttattgTAATTCCCAAGAAGTTAAGGTGGGGGGAATCAAGTGCCTGTTTCCTTGGGATATACAATGATTCTGTTTCAATAAAACTATACTTTGGGGAGGGTGGCTTGGAATTTTCATCCCCTTCCTTCGTCCCCATTTCCCCCTCCCTCACACCAGACTGCGCTGTTTCGATTAAATGAGGCGTCATAGTGAGAGTTATAGGTGTGTTCCTCAATAACTTAATGGCTATATACTTTCTTGCATGCACCCTAGGCAATTTTCTGGACACATTCTTCTGACTGGGAGCCAAGGGTAGCGCAGGTGTAATCACTGACAGTCCCAGGTAACGCGTTCCAAAAGCCCATCCACAGTGGGCTCTAAGTAGTATAGTTTTCAAGCTTCTTCCCTTGCAAACGTCTCAAGTAAGAGCTCAAAGATAAAACACAATCTAGTTGTATTTTACTGACTAGAAACACTTGCCACAATGTAGAATGGTACAGTCTTCAGTTTCCACAGGTAGAATGATAGTGTGTTACAATTTGGTTTGATGCACTGGAGTAGCAAATCTTATCAGCACATATGGCTAGAAATTGtacttcattctcacttctgaCCTCCAAATTAAGGCACTGCATCTGTCCTTTTCTCAGCTGATGTGAATTCTCTCAACTATTGCCAGGACAGTGATTTCTGTCAATTCAGACTCAGAAAGTAGGGACCCAGTCAATAGAAGAAATGCTCAAACACTTGACAATA of Columba livia isolate bColLiv1 breed racing homer chromosome 7, bColLiv1.pat.W.v2, whole genome shotgun sequence contains these proteins:
- the HNRNPA3 gene encoding heterogeneous nuclear ribonucleoprotein A3 isoform X11, which translates into the protein MAAIKEEREVEDYKRKGRRSSQGHEPKEPEQLRKLFIGGLSFETTDDSLREHFEKWGTLTDCVVMRDPQTKRSRGFGFVTYSCVEEVDAAMSARPHKVDGRVVEPKRAVSREDSVKPGAHLTVKKIFVGGIKEDTEEYNLREYFEKYGKIETIEVMEDRQSGKKRGFAFVTFDDHDTVDKIVVQKYHTINGHNCEVKKALSKQEMQTASSQRGRGGGSGNFMGRGNFGGGGGNFGRGGNFGGRGGYGGGGGGGGSRGSFGGGDGYNGFGDGGNYGGGPGYGSRGGYGGGGGPGYGNPGGGYGGGGGGYDGYNEGGNFGGGNYGGSGNYNDFGNYSGQQQSNYGPMKGGGSFGGRSSGSPYGGGYGSGSGSGGYGGRRF
- the HNRNPA3 gene encoding heterogeneous nuclear ribonucleoprotein A3 isoform X9, encoding MAAIKEEREVEDYKRKGRRSSQGHEPKEPEQLRKLFIGGLSFETTDDSLREHFEKWGTLTDCVVMRDPQTKRSRGFGFVTYSCVEEVDAAMSARPHKVDGRVVEPKRAVSREDSVKPGAHLTVKKIFVGGIKEDTEEYNLREYFEKYGKIETIEVMEDRQSGKKRGFAFVTFDDHDTVDKIVVQKYHTINGHNCEVKKALSKQEMQTASSQRAKYFVGRGGGSGNFMGRGNFGGGGGNFGRGGNFGGRGGYGGGGGGGGSRGSFGGGDGYNGFGDGGNYGGGPGYGSRGGYGGGGGPGYGNPGGGYGGGGGGYDGYNEGGNFGGGNYGGSGNYNDFGNYSGQQQSNYGPMKGGGSFGGRSSGSPYGGGYGSGSGSGGYGGRRF
- the HNRNPA3 gene encoding heterogeneous nuclear ribonucleoprotein A3 isoform X6; translation: MAAIKEEREVEDYKRKGRRSSQKYRRLNKGHEPKEPEQLRKLFIGGLSFETTDDSLREHFEKWGTLTDCVVMRDPQTKRSRGFGFVTYSCVEEVDAAMSARPHKVDGRVVEPKRAVSREDSVKPGAHLTVKKIFVGGIKEDTEEYNLREYFEKYGKIETIEVMEDRQSGKKRGFAFVTFDDHDTVDKIVVQKYHTINGHNCEVKKALSKQEMQTASSQRGRGGGSGNFMGRGNFGGGGGNFGRGGNFGGRGGYGGGGGGGGSRGSFGGGDGYNGFGDGGNYGGGPGYGSRGGYGGGGGPGYGNPGGGYGGGGGGYDGYNEGGNFGGGNYGGSGNYNDFGNYSGQQQSNYGPMKGGGSFGGRSSGSPYGGGYGSGSGSGGYGGRRF
- the HNRNPA3 gene encoding heterogeneous nuclear ribonucleoprotein A3 isoform X12; its protein translation is MAAIKEEREVEDYKRKGRRSSQGHEPKEPEQLRKLFIGGLSFETTDDSLREHFEKWGTLTDCVVMRDPQTKRSRGFGFVTYSCVEEVDAAMSARPHKVDGRVVEPKRAVSREDSVKPGAHLTVKKIFVGGIKEDTEEYNLREYFEKYGKIETIEVMEDRQSGKKRGFAFVTFDDHDTVDKIVVQKYHTINGHNCEVKKALSKQEMQTASSQRGRGGGSGNFMGRGNFGGGGGNFGRGGNFGGRGGYGGGGGGGGSRGSFGGGDGYNGFGDGGNYGGGPGYGSRGGYGGGGGPGYGNPGGGYGGGGGGYDGYNEGGNFGGNYGGSGNYNDFGNYSGQQQSNYGPMKGGGSFGGRSSGSPYGGGYGSGSGSGGYGGRRF
- the HNRNPA3 gene encoding heterogeneous nuclear ribonucleoprotein A3 isoform X2, whose product is MAAIKEEREVEDYKRKGRRSSQKYRRLNKGHEPKEPEQLRKLFIGGLSFETTDDSLREHFEKWGTLTDCVVMRDPQTKRSRGFGFVTYSCVEEVDAAMSARPHKVDGRVVEPKRAVSREDSVKPGAHLTVKKIFVGGIKEDTEEYNLREYFEKYGKIETIEVMEDRQSGKKRGFAFVTFDDHDTVDKIVVQKYHTINGHNCEVKKALSKQEMQTASSQRAKYFVGRGGGSGNFMGRGNFGGGGGNFGRGGNFGGRGGYGGGGGGGGSRGSFGGGDGYNGFGDGGNYGGGPGYGSRGGYGGGGGPGYGNPGGGYGGGGGGYDGYNEGGNFGGGNYGGSGNYNDFGNYSGQQQSNYGPMKGGGSFGGRSSGSPYGGGYGSGSGSGGYGGRRF
- the HNRNPA3 gene encoding heterogeneous nuclear ribonucleoprotein A3 isoform X7 is translated as MAAIKEEREVEDYKRKGRRSSQQKYRRLNKGHEPKEPEQLRKLFIGGLSFETTDDSLREHFEKWGTLTDCVVMRDPQTKRSRGFGFVTYSCVEEVDAAMSARPHKVDGRVVEPKRAVSREDSVKPGAHLTVKKIFVGGIKEDTEEYNLREYFEKYGKIETIEVMEDRQSGKKRGFAFVTFDDHDTVDKIVVQKYHTINGHNCEVKKALSKQEMQTASSQRGRGGGSGNFMGRGNFGGGGGNFGRGGNFGGRGGYGGGGGGGGSRGSFGGGDGYNGFGDGGNYGGGPGYGSRGGYGGGGGPGYGNPGGGYGGGGGGYDGYNEGGNFGGNYGGSGNYNDFGNYSGQQQSNYGPMKGGGSFGGRSSGSPYGGGYGSGSGSGGYGGRRF
- the HNRNPA3 gene encoding heterogeneous nuclear ribonucleoprotein A3 isoform X5; this encodes MAAIKEEREVEDYKRKGRRSSQQKYRRLNKGHEPKEPEQLRKLFIGGLSFETTDDSLREHFEKWGTLTDCVVMRDPQTKRSRGFGFVTYSCVEEVDAAMSARPHKVDGRVVEPKRAVSREDSVKPGAHLTVKKIFVGGIKEDTEEYNLREYFEKYGKIETIEVMEDRQSGKKRGFAFVTFDDHDTVDKIVVQKYHTINGHNCEVKKALSKQEMQTASSQRGRGGGSGNFMGRGNFGGGGGNFGRGGNFGGRGGYGGGGGGGGSRGSFGGGDGYNGFGDGGNYGGGPGYGSRGGYGGGGGPGYGNPGGGYGGGGGGYDGYNEGGNFGGGNYGGSGNYNDFGNYSGQQQSNYGPMKGGGSFGGRSSGSPYGGGYGSGSGSGGYGGRRF
- the HNRNPA3 gene encoding heterogeneous nuclear ribonucleoprotein A3 isoform X3; protein product: MAAIKEEREVEDYKRKGRRSSQQKYRRLNKGHEPKEPEQLRKLFIGGLSFETTDDSLREHFEKWGTLTDCVVMRDPQTKRSRGFGFVTYSCVEEVDAAMSARPHKVDGRVVEPKRAVSREDSVKPGAHLTVKKIFVGGIKEDTEEYNLREYFEKYGKIETIEVMEDRQSGKKRGFAFVTFDDHDTVDKIVVQKYHTINGHNCEVKKALSKQEMQTASSQRAKYFVGRGGGSGNFMGRGNFGGGGGNFGRGGNFGGRGGYGGGGGGGGSRGSFGGGDGYNGFGDGGNYGGGPGYGSRGGYGGGGGPGYGNPGGGYGGGGGGYDGYNEGGNFGGNYGGSGNYNDFGNYSGQQQSNYGPMKGGGSFGGRSSGSPYGGGYGSGSGSGGYGGRRF
- the HNRNPA3 gene encoding heterogeneous nuclear ribonucleoprotein A3 isoform X4 — translated: MAAIKEEREVEDYKRKGRRSSQKYRRLNKGHEPKEPEQLRKLFIGGLSFETTDDSLREHFEKWGTLTDCVVMRDPQTKRSRGFGFVTYSCVEEVDAAMSARPHKVDGRVVEPKRAVSREDSVKPGAHLTVKKIFVGGIKEDTEEYNLREYFEKYGKIETIEVMEDRQSGKKRGFAFVTFDDHDTVDKIVVQKYHTINGHNCEVKKALSKQEMQTASSQRAKYFVGRGGGSGNFMGRGNFGGGGGNFGRGGNFGGRGGYGGGGGGGGSRGSFGGGDGYNGFGDGGNYGGGPGYGSRGGYGGGGGPGYGNPGGGYGGGGGGYDGYNEGGNFGGNYGGSGNYNDFGNYSGQQQSNYGPMKGGGSFGGRSSGSPYGGGYGSGSGSGGYGGRRF
- the HNRNPA3 gene encoding heterogeneous nuclear ribonucleoprotein A3 isoform X8; translation: MAAIKEEREVEDYKRKGRRSSQKYRRLNKGHEPKEPEQLRKLFIGGLSFETTDDSLREHFEKWGTLTDCVVMRDPQTKRSRGFGFVTYSCVEEVDAAMSARPHKVDGRVVEPKRAVSREDSVKPGAHLTVKKIFVGGIKEDTEEYNLREYFEKYGKIETIEVMEDRQSGKKRGFAFVTFDDHDTVDKIVVQKYHTINGHNCEVKKALSKQEMQTASSQRGRGGGSGNFMGRGNFGGGGGNFGRGGNFGGRGGYGGGGGGGGSRGSFGGGDGYNGFGDGGNYGGGPGYGSRGGYGGGGGPGYGNPGGGYGGGGGGYDGYNEGGNFGGNYGGSGNYNDFGNYSGQQQSNYGPMKGGGSFGGRSSGSPYGGGYGSGSGSGGYGGRRF
- the HNRNPA3 gene encoding heterogeneous nuclear ribonucleoprotein A3 isoform X1, with product MAAIKEEREVEDYKRKGRRSSQQKYRRLNKGHEPKEPEQLRKLFIGGLSFETTDDSLREHFEKWGTLTDCVVMRDPQTKRSRGFGFVTYSCVEEVDAAMSARPHKVDGRVVEPKRAVSREDSVKPGAHLTVKKIFVGGIKEDTEEYNLREYFEKYGKIETIEVMEDRQSGKKRGFAFVTFDDHDTVDKIVVQKYHTINGHNCEVKKALSKQEMQTASSQRAKYFVGRGGGSGNFMGRGNFGGGGGNFGRGGNFGGRGGYGGGGGGGGSRGSFGGGDGYNGFGDGGNYGGGPGYGSRGGYGGGGGPGYGNPGGGYGGGGGGYDGYNEGGNFGGGNYGGSGNYNDFGNYSGQQQSNYGPMKGGGSFGGRSSGSPYGGGYGSGSGSGGYGGRRF
- the HNRNPA3 gene encoding heterogeneous nuclear ribonucleoprotein A3 isoform X10 — translated: MAAIKEEREVEDYKRKGRRSSQGHEPKEPEQLRKLFIGGLSFETTDDSLREHFEKWGTLTDCVVMRDPQTKRSRGFGFVTYSCVEEVDAAMSARPHKVDGRVVEPKRAVSREDSVKPGAHLTVKKIFVGGIKEDTEEYNLREYFEKYGKIETIEVMEDRQSGKKRGFAFVTFDDHDTVDKIVVQKYHTINGHNCEVKKALSKQEMQTASSQRAKYFVGRGGGSGNFMGRGNFGGGGGNFGRGGNFGGRGGYGGGGGGGGSRGSFGGGDGYNGFGDGGNYGGGPGYGSRGGYGGGGGPGYGNPGGGYGGGGGGYDGYNEGGNFGGNYGGSGNYNDFGNYSGQQQSNYGPMKGGGSFGGRSSGSPYGGGYGSGSGSGGYGGRRF